CAAGCGAATGTACACGTGGTTCCTCAGCTACGCAATTTGAATTTGGGCGATCCGTTGCATTCTACCAAGGCGTTTCGTGCTCGCACGACCACAACTGCCAGTGCAACCATGCCCAACGTGATGATTATCAAACACTTCTTTCCTCGTCACTTGGTCCTTCAAGTAAAAGTGACGAACGAGGCAGGCTATTCGGATCGTCAAGGGCGTGCCCTTTCCGACATTGCTTTTGTGGTGGCCGAATCTTCGGAGGAGGCCATTCAACCTTTGTTGCAGGTTCCGATTCAGACGCTACCTCCAGCAATGACGGGATCCGCTTGGTGCGTTTTGTCGGCTTCGCCAGGGCGTATGGACGGTTCGACGGCACAATTAACGTGTGAATTGTGCTATACGGTTCAATCCGTGGACGCCTCGTTGGCTGGAGGCAACGGAATGGGCACCGGGCGCACCTTTGTGGAAGAGCTGCAGGACTTGGAAGTCCACGGGGCACATTTTTCGTAATGTGGGTGAATAGAGAGGGGGGTAGTGTATCCGTGCGGTTTTGAATATTGAAAAATCCTAAAGCATAACATTACAAGTATCCGCCTTGACGTAATAGAGAGAGAATGGTAGATATATATAAATATATATATCGAGAGCGAGAAGTAGGTTGTTTGTTCAGGCGATCGTTCGTTGCCGGGATTTGGTGTCGCTTGGTGCtcacttggaaaagaaccCTTTCTTGGGAGCAGTATCGGTCTCAAGTTGTTTGTTGGAGGCCCACTTATCTGCCAGTAGCGATTTTCGATGTTGGCGTGCTTCCTGTTTGACCTTGAATTCCAGTTCCCGTTCTTTCCGTCGCTGATCCGCCTCTTTGCGCGAGGCGCATCCGGCGAGTTTATCGTCTCGGGGCTGCGTCTGGAGTGACGTATTGGCCTGTTGCATGGCCTGTGTGAATTTGCCCTTGGCTTGGGCGGTCGCCAATGCTACCGACGCTTCGTTGCCCATGCTGTGTGTATGTTGACAGTAACCTAGTTGAGTGTGTAGATTGTGTAGGATTGGAATCGCCAAATGTGTCCACACCGAGCCGTGAATGCGACTGGGAATCGTTTTTCGTTCTACTGCCGGCAAAAGTCGATTTTGTCCCGAgctactactagtagaggAAGATGATGTGCGAGCGCTAACGAGATAACCTAACGCAATGCGGTGTAGGAGTAGAGCACACGCTACGTTGGGGCATGCGAGAAAGGCAACTTCGTTGGTACCCCCCCGCCGTGTGAACTCTGCAAGTGGTATGTACTACATACACACAAAACACGATCCAGAATATTTCCGTTCCAATTCGAGCGCCTGTGCTGTCTGGCAGGGCAACAGAAAAGGTGAATACATTCCGGGTTACTCGGGTCTGACCAACCGCACGATTTTCCCGACACCGCCGTCGAACAATTTACGGCACCCGTATGTTTGCCAAACCCCCACACGGCGAATGGTCGAGTGGGCGGCCGGCCCTCCATACTACGGTATTCGGCAGAAAGGAAAAGCAGCCGTGTGTCTGGCGTAAAATTGACAGTTAGTGGTTATCCAAACGAGTCAGTTGCGTTGCTGCCATCCTCGCATATTCTCCTGTCTCTCTATGACGTCTATGTTATCCATGTCTCGTAGGCTAGGTGCTTCTTTGGTCGGGTTGATGAAACACCCGACCGCGGCCCGATTATTCAGTACGCACGCCGCGCCCGCCGCGGCCTCGGCACCACAGGTGGTTACCTTTCTGCGACTCAACACACTGCAAGACAATCCCGGAGCGGTCAAAGTCGGTCGGCGTGTCGGTCGCGGTATAGGTAGTAGCAAAGGAAAGACGTGCGGTCGCGGGCACAAGGGTCAAAAGTCTCGCAGCGGGGGCAACATTCGTCCCAACTTTGAAGGCGGACAAACGCCACAGTACAAACTCTTTCCCAAACGCGGGTTCAACAACAAACGCCACGAAGCGATCATGTGCCCTTTCAATATTGGCACGCTGCAAACATACATTGATATGGGTCGCTTGGATCCGACCGAGACCATCACCATCAAAAGCTTGGAACAGGCGGGCATCTTCAAGTCCAATTCGATCAAGCACGGCGTCAAACTGCTCGCGTACGGCAGCGAGCGCTTGCGACAGCCCGTTACCGTCAAGCTCAGCCGTGCCTCCACAAAAGCGGTGGAAGCCGTCGAAAATGCCGGTGGACATGTCATTTCGGTACACTACACTCGTCTCGGACTGCGCGCCCTACTCAAGCCGCATAAATTCGTGATACTACCTCGACTACCCCGCCCACCGCCCAAATGGCAACCGTACTATACGCGATGGAAGAATCGCGGATATCTGCATCCGGCGGTACAAATGCAGCAGTGGTTGGCCCGACCGGAATACGAAACCTTGGGTGCCAAGTTTGAAGCGATTTtggaacaaaagaagaaacaaaacgctaacagtaaaaacgAATAGGTCGTGTCAATGCACGTTGCCCACTGCGGGTACGGGGCTTTGCTACTGCAGTTAAGTGGAAGTTCTTTTTGGAATTCCTATGGAGGCCCTCCGGTACCAAAGGTCGGCTTGAGTTGCAAACGGTAGAGACTTGATCCACGTCCGAGGCATTTTTAGGGTAAAATGCAACCGTCAAAGCATAGCATGTTACTCCTACTACCATTTTTGTCAAGTTAATCTACAGCTAGAGACGAAAGAGAAACCGGAGTCACTTGGTCTCGACACGAAAAAAAAATGGTGTCGTGTGGGatggttgacagtgaaagcaGTAATGTAATGTGAGAGGGTAGATGGCGTCCGGGTCTGCTTTGCGGCGAGCCGTGACGTCATTCAAGGGAGAGGCGTTTGTTCTTTCCCGTTCCCTTTCACGTTCAGACACACGGAGATTCATCCAAATTATCCTTAGCGACAGATACtaaacttacagttactgcGGATTTCCGATATCAACATAATTGATTGGCTCGCACTGTGATTGCCgctctctctagagaggGGCATTTCCGAACACTGAAGAGTAGATTCTTAGCACCCGGATTACCGCGAATCTCTGGGTCATGGTTTTTGGGCGGCATGTACTTTTTGGCCTTCGTGTGACTGTAAATGGCAATACTGCTTCACAACTCGCTGTCTAGTTCTCTGGTGCTTACGcctactctagctagctagtacGGAGAGTGCGCACATTCTCGGCCGTTTCTTTCGAACAAAGGAAGAGGTCTCCGTTGTGACTTCGATAGGCGAATGAACCAAAGAACGAGCTGCATTGTTTACCCACATTACTCTGTTTATTACTCTTGCAATCATAGTGGGAAGTCTGCTTTATGGACGCTGTTGCTGTGACTTCTTCTTCCCGCTCCGACGTGCCATCCGTGGGCCACCAACATTCCTTCGTGTCCCAAAAGAAGTGGGAAACCACAACTCGGAACGGAAGGTTCCTCGGACTTTGGTGCGTCGCACTTTCTAGTCTTTTCTCGTCGACGGAATCCTTCCACTTTCGTTTTGTGCCGGAACGTCGGCGAGTCAATCACATTGCTCGTAACTATCGAGCTCTCGACGAGATTCCTCCGGCCGTCTCCGATCCGATACCGGTTACCACGAGCAACGCACCCGAGGACGTTCTCCTAGACTCGTCCGTACCACATCTCGTCACAAGCTCTTCTCCAACGTCTCCCAAAACATGGAGGAAAAAGGTCCACCGAAGCTCGGCAACCCGTGCTCGGAAGGAGGCCGAGACGGATACTGTTTCGAATGTTCACGAACTCCGGCGCAAAGTGCTCGACGAAAAATGTCCCTTTAGAGAAATCGATATTCGCCTTGACGTACAAGACGTTTCTTCCACCGAGCTCCTCTCGCACGATGTCGTGCAAGTGCTGGTACAACGATTTCACGACAAGTCAACGCCCAAGAATCGTCAAGACCAGCACTACGTCGCCTTGAGTATCGAAGGCGGGGGAATGAGAGGTGCAGTTAGTGCCGGTATGGCCGCAGCCATCGCCTGCCTCGGACTTACCGATTCGTTTGACGCCATTTACGGATCCTCCGCGGGATCTGTTATTGGTGCCTACATGGTGTCTCGACAAATGTGTATGGATGTCTACGTCGATGTCCTCACGGCCGCCAAGAAACGCTTTGTTTGTACACGACGAATGTTCGGTGCCCTGGCCGTCACGGGAATGGACTGGTTCTTACCCTCTGGATTTCCTAAATTCGCCACTAACGCCAATCCAGGCATGAACATTTCGTTCGTGCTGGATGGTGTTATGGACCACGACCACGGCATTCGTCCACTCGACCTCGCACGCTTTCTGGAAAACGATCGCAAGCAGCCACTACGTATTGCCTCGTCGTACGTGAAGAACGGTCAGTTGGGGACGAAAAGTTTCGGAACGGACGATTTTGCCACTGCCCGTCGGGCCGACGGGACCCGTACCGGAGTGTATCCTTGCCTCGAAGCCAGCATGACGGTTCCGGGGGCGACGGGCCCACCGGTGCCAATCCATCACAACAACGAAACCTTACCCTACTTTGATGCCTTTTGCTTCGAGCCGCTGCCCTACCGCTCAGCGGTTGCGGATGGTGCCACACACGTATTGTGTCTGTGTTCCCGGCCGGAAGGCTTTCAACCCAAAAGCAAACCGGGCGTGTACGAGCTCGGAGTGGCACCCTTGTACTTTTACTCTCACGGCGAACCCCAAGTTGCCCAATTTTTCGAACGCGGCGGGCAGCAGTACATTTATGCCGAAGATTTGTTGACCCTGGAGGAAGGAAAGCGAGCCGGAGTTAATGGGCGCGGCCCAATTCTGGTGCCGCCACCCCGTGTACTGTATGGAGTTGACGATTGCATCCAGGATACCAAGGAAGCGTCACGGCGTGAGAACTGGAACAAGGCCCACTTGTTGCCTCTTAAAGTACCAATAGGTACGCCAGAATTGCCTACACTCCAGCAAGATCGAGACGCCGTCTTGCAAGCCGTCCGGGGTGGATTTGCCTCCGCATTTGACTTGTTGGCACCGGCCATTGGCCTTGATGTAAAAATTAGGGGTAAAGAAGTCGCCTGTATGGTTTTTCCGGACGAGTGTTTGTACGATGACACAATTTTAGAAAAGCAATTACGGGTATATGGTGACGCGATTGGCGAAGTCTCAACGGAGCCAGAACAGAGAAGATTGTTGCACGATTTGCTTGGACCCTTCCGGATTCTTCGcttgcgacgacgacggaactCAGCTGGGAGATTGAATTCTTTCGCAACTTCTCGTAAAGTGAACCATTTTGGTAATTCTAAAGGAATCCATCGAATTGGACAGCGCCACAAATATTCCGTCGCTAAGGCCGCCGCGTCTGACCACAGCGATCCCCTTACTCTATTGGACATATTGCCTGGCTTTCAATCTGGTCGTATGGCACATTTGGCCGCAGCACTTCGATTGAGGGAGAAAGGTGGCTCTGGTATTTGAAGCCCATCAGATTCCTCGAGTAGATCAAGATCAAGTCTTAATGTAAAACCACTTTGCTGTGAAGCTGAAATTCACGGATTACTACATATTCCGATCTATGCTAGCttgcaactgacagtgaatacaTAGGCGCCCTAATTGGGTTCGAAATGCTATTTTCTTTTTAACGTTTAGCTGAAAGGCTACACTTCACTGAAATCTGGGTAACATTGCCGAGATGTGAGTATATCTGGGACGGACCCAAAGTCAAAAATATCATTGACACTACTCCGCTTTTACGCATCATGATGATCGGTGCGTTCCACACATCGCACATAGCCTTCCACTACAGTTCATGTAGGTGCACGCAGAGCACGGCCAGTCGAAGCCAAAGTCTTCGTGAATtccttcgtcgtcgatgtGAGTAGCATCCTGGGATCCGTTGTTAGCCATGAATTCTTCCAGGCTTGCACGCAGCGCTTCATCAAGTAAATCAATTACTCCGTCGTCACCCAATACCTCTCCCTTGCTTGTATCTCTGTGTCCGTCACTCGACTCCCCTGAATCGACTGATCTGTTGCCACTCGACAAGCCAGTGATTGAATCCAGTATGCCCGGAAGCCTTCGACAACTTTGACTGTCATTGGGCTGTTCAGCTTTCTCTAGACCGGCGGCGAGTTCTAGtcttctttcgttgcgttcTTCGGCCAAAATGTTGATCATTAAGTTGGAAAACTCTATACGCTTCTCTGAAGCAGCAGAAGTCAAGTAAGTAATTTGCGATTGCGTCGCCCTTAGTCGCGACCTAGCCACGACGTCACTCATTTGCTCCGTCATCACTTCCAACTCCGACTGAAGCTGCTCAAAGGCAAGCTTCTCGTTTAATCTCCGTTTTAATTCTCTATACCGCTGTTGACCAAGAACAACGTTGTaacgaaaaaaggaaaatgcGTAGCTGTGTTGAAGCATGGAACGGCATTCCTTAAGCTCTACAAAAGCTGCGTGGACAAAGGACAATCCCTTGCCGCCAAAGTTGAATGATGAGTCGCCACTGTATTCGACAGCGGCACTCACAACAGGCTGCAGGCGTACACAGACCGAGTCTCCCATACTTTGCTCCAAAGCTGCGCTGTCCAAGTGCGCATTCCAACGCTCGTAATGATGAAGGAAACGTGCCATGTCTCTGGAACGCTTTACTGAAACTCGAGCCTCGTGCATTGCAGTTCCATACATTGCTTCCATGATTCTAGGATCATTTAAGTCCTCATTCGTTGGTGCTTGAGCGTCATGCTCAATACTTGAATGTGAATCGTAAAAATCATGCTCCTTTTGCTCTACCCATCGATTGCAGCGAAAGAAACCACCAGTCTCCGTATTATGCAGCTTCCAGTCATTACGGCATACCCAGCAAAATTCGTGCTTACAGTGCGGGTTGCTACAAGTCATATGGTTGCACCCTTCGTCTTTTTGAATAGGGCACGTGCACTTCAAAGTAAATGACAACCGGGATTAGAACAGAAACTTTTGACTCAACGCGTAGCTCAGGCCCTTATTCTTACCTTGGGACAAGGACGCGTATTTGCTTTTATCCATAGTTTCTGAGCAATATCATTATAGTCGTCACCAGGACTTTCTCCCTCGACCTGTTGCACGCGTTCTTGTATCGTCTTCCTCCACTGTTCCAGACGTTCGCATTGAACTGGCCAGTGAATCCCTTTTTCGCCGCAAGCAAAACAGAATCTATGGGCCTTTGGAGGCTGGTTTGTATTGTGGCAATCCATATACATCGGATCGCAAACTCCTTCATAAGTAACGGGT
The sequence above is a segment of the Phaeodactylum tricornutum CCAP 1055/1 chromosome 10, whole genome shotgun sequence genome. Coding sequences within it:
- a CDS encoding predicted protein, producing LRLNTLQDNPGAVKVGRRVGRGIGSSKGKTCGRGHKGQKSRSGGNIRPNFEGGQTPQYKLFPKRGFNNKRHEAIMCPFNIGTLQTYIDMGRLDPTETITIKSLEQAGIFKSNSIKHGVKLLAYGSERLRQPVTVKLSRASTKAVEAVENAGGHVISVHYTRLGLRALLKPHKFVILPRLPRPPPKWQPYY